ATTCCTTTGAAGTTATAATTACTTCatgataaattaaatagtCTGGGTTTACTCCTGAAAGAAAGAGTGAACTTGATGGGTGAATATAAGTTGGAACAGAGGTTGAGAGATTTACATACTGTCCAATTGCCCGTATTTTTGCAGaattatgaaaataacCACTGCAAAATGCTTTTCTAAGATTGTCCCAACATAAAGGATTTGGCTTCCAATCAATCCTAGGCATAGTCTCCATACtcattatatttgaataaatttcaacAATCTGATTAAATACTTCCTCAACACGCATTAATGCTTTCTGATGTAAAAAATGCCTTTCTGACCACCTTACATTTGATCCATGTCTTTTCCATTggataaaaatatttaaaagagTTAAATGGTCACTTTCTGGTATTGAAAACTTCTCTCTAGAAGCATCAGCCTCTTCAAGTCTATCTTTAGGTCTATAGAAAATGCTTGGAACTGTGAGCATTGCAACAACTACAATTGCTTCAATTAAACAATCTAGTTTGTTAGCTGTTAGTAAAACTTTTGATAATGGAGGATCTAAAGGAAATCTAGCCATTTGTCTTCCAAGATCTGTTAAAGATCCATTATCATCCAAAGCTCCCAAAGACCAGAGCTGGTATAAAGATgttgaaattgaagaagatgagGGAGGATCTATAAATGGAAATGAGAAAACATCTTCAGATCCCAAtgatttcaataataatacaacatttgataaatttgttCTTTGGATCTCGGGAACACTATTTGGAAGCATATCTGCTAAAAAAGTCTGTTCTGTATACATTCTATAGCATATTCCAGAAGATACTCTTCCAGCTCTACCACTTCTTTGTAATGCGTTGGCTTGACTAATTGGAGTAATTTGAAGAGAATCCATACCTATTTTTGGATTATATACTTTGACTTTGCAAAGTCCACAATCTATAACATATCTAATACCATCCAAAGTAAGTGAAGTTTCTGCAATATTTGTTGCTACAATTACTTTTCTATAAGGACTTGGTTTAAATATCTTTGCTTGTAAATCTGAAGGTAATTGTGAATATATAGGTAAAATCATAAGTGGATCAGCTCCATCGATCATTAGATTCTCTAATTTCTCTGATATAAGAATACATGTAGCTTCAATGTCTTCCTGACCTGTcataaatatcaaaatatcCCCATCTTTTTTCTGCTTTTCATCTGAATTATCCTTATTTTCTAAAAGACTTAATGGATTAGTACAGTGAATCTTCAAGCATTGTCTTACTGCAGCATCAATATAATCATCTGGAAAATATCTAAGGTATTCAATTTCAACTGGAAATGTTCGGCCaggaatattaaatattggagCATTACCAAAAAATGAAGACAGTTTTTCAGAATCCATTGTAGCTGAAGTTACTATTAATCTAAAATCTCTTCTATTTGATAAAACACTTCTAAATATACCAAAAAGTACATCAGTATTAAGACTTCTTTCATGAGCTTCATCCATTATAATAGCACTATAACGTTCAAGTTCTGGATCACTTAAGCTTTCCCTCATTAAAACACCATCTGtcatatatttaataacaGTGGATTTACTTgtaaaatcttcaaatcTGATAGTATAGCCAACTTCTTTTCCTAAATCCACATTCATCTCATCTGCAACTCTTTGTGCTACACTTACAGCAGCTACCCTTCTTGGTTGGGTACATCCTATAATTCCACGTTTACTATAACCAAATTCATGGAGATATTGAGTTAATTGAGTAGTTTTTCCACTTCCAGTTTCTCCAACAACTACAACCACCATATGTTCTCCAATAAGCTTTATAAGTGAATCCCTAACTTTATATACTGGAAGGCTTCGTCTAGTCATTAACATTCTTTGCCTTGAAtcattttcagaaatatctttgctttttctaaataaatCTCCAAAACTTTGTTTGGAATTATCATATTTGCCTTCTTTGGGTCCATCTTGGGAATAAATAGAGTTCTCCTCTATAGAATGGGATTTATCTGAGGAAATGAGTGCTCCAATTTTAGAGTTTTGCAATTCCCAGAATCTTTGTCTCATTTTAACTTTGTTTTCTTTCAATCTTAAAGTCTTTAAAATAGAACTTCCAGTTCTAGCCAACTTTGCGATATCACTAGTTTTATCCTTAATAGTATTAActtcatcattttctgTTTCTGGATCTCCTTTGAAAGATTCCAATTGAGATTTGATGGTATTTAATTCCCAAGATTTAAGAAATTTTGGGTAAGTCCTATCTACAATAATGTGGATCttcttattattcttttcatcAAACTCCaaatcattcaaaaataagGTTTCCtttctttcaataatttcagaGCCCAAGCCAATCCCTGACCCTCCAAGTCTACTTAGTTCCCACCTTTCATTGTCAATATTAccttgaatttttttttggctGATCCTTTTTCGTTTAAAAGGCTTTCCTAGTCCTTGCATACTTTCTGTTTGATTCCTATGAGTTCCAAGAGCTCCTTCTCCATATAATAGTAGTCCAGATTCAAACCCAAGGTGGTCATTTAGAGAAGCAGAACCTCCATCCTCATAAGAGTCGTACCAAATTCTATCCTGTTGGAAATATTCTTGAGGTGGTTGACTCTGTTGCTCCTTTTCATGAAACTTTGATTCTCTTCTATAATCTGTTAGAGAGGATCCTTCACGATTCCAAGTCTGCTCATTCACGCTATACCTACTTCTACCTCTCCATACTCTTCCTTGGCCTCCATCCCTTCCTCCTCCTTTTATTTGGCCTCTCCCATCAGGTAACATACAGAAGGATAAAGCGGAAATGATTTccttaagaaaaaaattccACTTGgctttttattgaaaaaattaaaaattattcaattttcaAGTTTTTTCACTTATTTAACCATACATGACCCATACTCCAAAAGTTTAGGCGGGAAACCTTTATGGCTGCATGTAAATTGAGAGCCTAACAAGGAGTTACGTGTGAGAGGAGGAAAGATAGTAAAGGCccgaaaaaaaagataaatgttagaaattgaaaaaagatACTGAACgaataaaaagaagaaatgcaaaaatagattattataaaacctaatattaaataggTCCTCCCAATAGAGGAGAGTTGGTTGCTGTGGAACATGTTGTATATAAGTGTTGGTCATCACTAACTCTATTACTGACAAGATGTAAGTGACTTCCAACAAAATGCCCATTGTTTTGGTGTTTTTGGAAGAGCTTCAAGGACACAGGGTCTCTCTTATAATCGCCAGAATCATACTGAATTTCACTGCGCTCACCTTCTGCGAGTACTCTCTTACCAGAGAATCCATCAGAATTCTCCAAAAATTGAATCCTCGTGCCGCTCCTACCGCTGCTATTACTGCCCGTACCGATTCCATAATTCGCAAAATTGCCACTGCTTCCACTGCTTCCACCTCCTCCACCCATAAATCTTCCCTTTCCTACACCATGAACAAGTGTCTTATCATCCACATAACACCTGGATCCACCCAAAGAGTAAAACAACGAGGAGCATTGGAAAGCCCCTGGTGAACCACTCACTGAACCCAGACTTGAATGCGGGGAAACCGGAATAGAACTTGGTGATGATAGCGAAAACGGAGTCATTATATTCGGCTGGCTCATCCTCGAATGCATAGCAATCAAGTTGGAAACCCATAGTCCACTCAGTAACTTTTCCGGAATTACGTGGTGCTTATGTATCAGAATTACTCCTGAACATGTATCATCAAGAGGCATCCCTAAATGAATGCCCGCCTTTGCCCCTGCATGTTTG
This Cryptosporidium parvum Iowa II chromosome 7, whole genome shotgun sequence DNA region includes the following protein-coding sequences:
- a CDS encoding Prp16p pre-mRNA splicing factor. HrpA family SFII helicase, whose translation is MLPDGRGQIKGGGRDGGQGRVWRGRSRYSVNEQTWNREGSSLTDYRRESKFHEKEQQSQPPQEYFQQDRIWYDSYEDGGSASLNDHLGFESGLLLYGEGALGTHRNQTESMQGLGKPFKRKRISQKKIQGNIDNERWELSRLGGSGIGLGSEIIERKETLFLNDLEFDEKNNKKIHIIVDRTYPKFLKSWELNTIKSQLESFKGDPETENDEVNTIKDKTSDIAKLARTGSSILKTLRLKENKVKMRQRFWELQNSKIGALISSDKSHSIEENSIYSQDGPKEGKYDNSKQSFGDLFRKSKDISENDSRQRMLMTRRSLPVYKVRDSLIKLIGEHMVVVVVGETGSGKTTQLTQYLHEFGYSKRGIIGCTQPRRVAAVSVAQRVADEMNVDLGKEVGYTIRFEDFTSKSTVIKYMTDGVLMRESLSDPELERYSAIIMDEAHERSLNTDVLFGIFRSVLSNRRDFRLIVTSATMDSEKLSSFFGNAPIFNIPGRTFPVEIEYLRYFPDDYIDAAVRQCLKIHCTNPLSLLENKDNSDEKQKKDGDILIFMTGQEDIEATCILISEKLENLMIDGADPLMILPIYSQLPSDLQAKIFKPSPYRKVIVATNIAETSLTLDGIRYVIDCGLCKVKVYNPKIGMDSLQITPISQANALQRSGRAGRVSSGICYRMYTEQTFLADMLPNSVPEIQRTNLSNVVLLLKSLGSEDVFSFPFIDPPSSSSISTSLYQLWSLGALDDNGSLTDLGRQMARFPLDPPLSKVLLTANKLDCLIEAIVVVAMLTVPSIFYRPKDRLEEADASREKFSIPESDHLTLLNIFIQWKRHGSNVRWSERHFLHQKALMRVEEVFNQIVEIYSNIMSMETMPRIDWKPNPLCWDNLRKAFCSGYFHNSAKIRAIGQYVNLSTSVPTYIHPSSSLFLSGVNPDYLIYHEVIITSKEYMNAVSAIEPEWLNFYAPHIFKLNINDSNKEDLLSLNDSSQINDQKPDLEEPENLMNVFRENDLKVDVQSLSAFENSQQEVFERPSRKIRSKNNKHALSFSFGE